The following are from one region of the Achromobacter xylosoxidans genome:
- a CDS encoding GNAT family N-acetyltransferase — protein sequence MTTHAETRAPDGATLVDCTHERHADQILAIFNDAIVNSTALYDYKPRPREAMQGWFQTKRQGGFPVLGYENAAGELMAFASYGTFRAWPAFKYSVEHSVYVDGRFRGLGLGEALMRELIQRARVNQVHVLVGGIDASNQGSIRLHEKLGFKHAGTIREAGFKFGRWLDLAFYQLTLDTPEQPVDG from the coding sequence ATGACTACGCACGCCGAAACCCGCGCGCCGGATGGCGCAACCCTGGTCGATTGCACGCATGAGCGTCATGCCGACCAGATACTGGCCATATTCAACGACGCCATCGTCAATTCCACCGCGCTGTACGACTACAAGCCGAGGCCGCGCGAGGCGATGCAGGGCTGGTTCCAGACCAAGCGGCAGGGCGGTTTTCCGGTGCTGGGGTACGAGAACGCGGCCGGCGAGCTGATGGCCTTCGCCAGCTACGGCACCTTCCGCGCCTGGCCGGCCTTCAAGTATTCGGTGGAGCATTCCGTGTACGTGGACGGCCGTTTTCGCGGACTGGGGTTGGGCGAGGCGCTGATGCGCGAGCTGATCCAGCGGGCGCGCGTCAATCAGGTGCACGTGCTGGTCGGCGGCATCGACGCGAGCAACCAGGGCAGCATCCGCCTGCACGAGAAGCTGGGCTTCAAGCATGCGGGCACCATCCGCGAGGCAGGCTTCAAGTTCGGACGCTGGCTGGATCTGGCGTTCTACCAACTGACGCTGGATACGCCGGAACAACCTGTGGATGGATGA
- a CDS encoding vWA domain-containing protein, which translates to MLIDFFYHLRAHKLPVSVKEYLTLVDALRQDLMAPTLDQFYFLARATLVKDEALYDRYDKAFGAYYKGIAAALPPGKEIPLDWLIKQFEKSLSPEEKAAIEKHGWDKLMELFKERLEEQKERHAGGSKWIGTGGTSPFGNGGYHPEGIRVGGDSAGNRSAVKVWDMRQFKDYDDQVELGTRNFKVALRRLRRFARQGAEMELDLDDTIASTARNAGHLDLRMVPERHNTVKVLMLLDVGGSMDDHIGRVEELFSAARSEFRNLEVYYFHNCPYESLWQSNRRRQNERFDTWDVLRKYNPDWRLIIVGDATMSPYEILQPGGSVEHYNKEPGAEWMRRLLDAWPQSVWLNPEPTASWQYRQSIALMRDIMQGRMYPVTVAGLEQAMRVLSK; encoded by the coding sequence ATGCTGATCGACTTCTTCTACCATCTCCGGGCGCACAAGCTGCCCGTCTCGGTCAAGGAATACCTGACCCTGGTGGACGCCTTGCGCCAGGATCTCATGGCGCCCACGCTGGACCAGTTCTACTTCCTGGCGCGCGCCACGCTGGTCAAGGACGAGGCGCTCTACGACCGCTACGACAAGGCTTTCGGCGCCTACTACAAAGGCATCGCGGCCGCCCTGCCCCCAGGCAAGGAAATTCCGCTGGACTGGCTCATCAAGCAGTTCGAAAAAAGCCTGAGCCCGGAAGAAAAAGCCGCGATCGAAAAGCACGGCTGGGACAAGCTGATGGAGCTCTTCAAGGAGCGCCTGGAGGAACAGAAGGAACGCCATGCCGGCGGCAGCAAATGGATCGGCACCGGCGGCACCTCGCCCTTCGGCAATGGCGGCTACCACCCCGAGGGCATACGCGTGGGCGGCGACTCGGCCGGCAACCGCAGCGCGGTCAAGGTCTGGGACATGCGCCAGTTCAAGGACTACGACGATCAGGTCGAGCTGGGCACGCGCAACTTCAAGGTGGCGCTGCGCCGCCTGCGGCGCTTCGCAAGGCAAGGCGCCGAGATGGAACTGGACCTGGACGACACCATCGCCAGCACCGCGCGCAATGCCGGGCACCTGGACCTGCGCATGGTCCCCGAACGCCACAACACCGTGAAGGTGCTGATGCTGCTGGACGTGGGCGGCAGCATGGACGACCACATCGGACGCGTCGAAGAACTGTTCTCGGCGGCGCGCAGCGAGTTCCGCAACCTGGAGGTTTACTACTTCCACAACTGCCCGTACGAAAGCCTGTGGCAAAGCAACCGCCGGCGCCAGAATGAACGCTTCGACACCTGGGACGTGCTGCGCAAGTACAACCCGGATTGGCGCCTGATCATCGTCGGCGACGCCACCATGAGCCCCTACGAAATCCTGCAGCCGGGCGGCTCGGTCGAACACTACAACAAGGAGCCGGGCGCCGAATGGATGCGCCGCCTGCTGGACGCCTGGCCCCAATCGGTCTGGCTCAATCCCGAGCCCACCGCGTCCTGGCAATACCGCCAGTCCATCGCGCTGATGCGCGACATCATGCAGGGCCGCATGTACCCCGTCACGGTCGCCGGTCTGGAACAGGCCATGCGCGTGCTATCGAAGTAG
- a CDS encoding GNAT family N-acetyltransferase has product MSLSLEVETPRLVLRQWRAADREPFAALNQDPRVAEYLLPLNAQESDALADRLAAGIDEHGWGFWAVEAPGVAPFIGFVGIKPLAPTLPFAPGVEIGWRLAQRHWGKGYASEAAEAALRAGFEQVGLDEIVAFTATGNLRSRAVMDRLGMKEDPEGFDHPAVPLGHPLRRHVLYRIGREAWRGRENGDAEAGSTPVAAA; this is encoded by the coding sequence ATGTCTCTATCCCTGGAAGTCGAAACGCCGCGCCTGGTGCTGCGCCAATGGCGCGCCGCCGACCGTGAACCTTTCGCGGCGCTGAACCAGGACCCCCGCGTCGCCGAGTACCTGCTGCCGCTGAATGCACAGGAAAGCGATGCGCTTGCCGACCGGCTGGCCGCCGGCATCGACGAGCATGGCTGGGGCTTCTGGGCCGTGGAAGCGCCGGGCGTGGCGCCTTTCATCGGTTTTGTCGGCATCAAGCCTCTGGCGCCCACCCTGCCGTTCGCGCCAGGCGTGGAGATAGGCTGGCGCCTGGCGCAGCGGCACTGGGGCAAGGGCTATGCCAGCGAAGCGGCCGAGGCGGCCTTGCGCGCGGGGTTCGAGCAGGTGGGGCTGGATGAGATCGTGGCCTTCACGGCCACGGGCAACCTGCGCTCGCGCGCGGTGATGGACCGCTTGGGCATGAAGGAGGATCCGGAAGGCTTCGACCATCCCGCCGTGCCGCTGGGGCATCCTCTGCGCCGGCATGTGCTGTACCGGATCGGGCGCGAGGCCTGGCGCGGACGCGAAAATGGTGACGCAGAAGCAGGCTCCACGCCGGTTGCGGCGGCATAA
- a CDS encoding DUF4148 domain-containing protein has product MKTLTTTLLLSLALVGVGAQAAGVEQAKSSAQVATELQQAKISGQYTFGELDYPPALPQTTSLSSQEVQAQLQQAKISGQYTFGELEYPAAVSAPASAKSRAEVQQELAQAKASGQYTFGELEYPPITR; this is encoded by the coding sequence ATGAAAACCCTAACCACCACCCTGCTGCTATCCCTGGCCCTGGTTGGCGTTGGCGCCCAAGCCGCCGGCGTTGAACAAGCCAAGAGCAGCGCTCAGGTCGCCACTGAACTGCAGCAAGCCAAGATCAGCGGCCAGTACACCTTCGGCGAGCTGGACTACCCGCCCGCCCTGCCCCAGACCACCAGCCTGAGCTCGCAGGAAGTGCAAGCCCAGCTGCAACAAGCCAAGATCAGCGGTCAATACACCTTCGGCGAACTGGAATACCCGGCGGCCGTATCCGCCCCCGCCAGCGCCAAGAGCCGCGCTGAAGTCCAGCAGGAACTGGCGCAAGCCAAGGCCAGCGGCCAATACACGTTCGGCGAACTCGAGTACCCGCCGATCACGCGGTGA
- a CDS encoding M16 family metallopeptidase, whose protein sequence is MRLSLSKLPRPLSVLLFSSFLAFQAGAASLPAGVSEAASIEGITEYRLANGLRVLLVPDESKPSTTVNMTYLVGSRNENYGQTGMAHLLEHMLFKGTSTTRNAMGEFSRRGLQANGSTSSDRTNYFASFAANPDTLKWYLGWQADAMVNSLIAKEDLDSEMTVVRNEMESGENSPFRILMQKMQAAAFQWHSYGKNTIGARSDVENVDIGQLRAFYHEYYQPDNAVLIVAGKFDPQATLADIEETLGKLPKPERKLPPEYTVEPAQDGERSVTLRRTGGTPLVAAMYHIPAAGSADFVPLDLAATILADTPSGRLYHALVPTKLASGVFGFTMENLDPGLAMFAAQLTPGKSLDAAMKALTGTLQTLDKKPFTQQELDRARSKWLTAWEQTYSDPEQVGVALSEAIAAGDWRLFFLQRDRARKATLAEVQRAATTYLVQSNSIEGRYIPTEKPVRAPQEQRVDLTAVFKDYKGDPDFKAASAFDPTPENIDKLTQRKKLDLPNGPVQLALLPKATRGNRVQAQMLIQFGNEKDLLGQRVNSSAVADLLTRGTAKLSRQDIQDRLDKLQAELGFSGGGTTLKIAMSTKGENLPELTALALDIVRNANFPKEQLEEYQRQLETSIQNAMTEPSALAGRALARQDNPWPANDLRYVPTFEESLAGVRALNRDALVKFHSKFYGAGNIEYSAVGDFEPAAVEKALKTGLAGWKKAPAYTRVPNPYRDIPAKQFDIDTPDKANAFYISRMPLKLQDTDADYAALYLANYLFGASETSRLWNRVRETDGLSYNVRSSLSVSSFEPSASWTMYAIYAPQNRERLEKAIGEELARVLKDGFTDKEISDGITALLNYRNLARAQDDVLASTWLDYMQRGRTFAWSADMDKKISALTADSVNAAMRKTLRADGFSTAVAGDFKKKAAP, encoded by the coding sequence ATGCGCCTGTCCCTGTCGAAGCTGCCGCGCCCGCTGAGCGTGCTGCTGTTTTCCTCCTTCCTGGCCTTTCAGGCCGGCGCCGCCAGCCTGCCGGCGGGCGTCTCGGAGGCCGCCTCGATCGAAGGCATCACCGAATACCGCCTGGCCAACGGCCTGAGAGTGCTGCTGGTTCCCGATGAATCCAAGCCGTCCACCACCGTCAACATGACCTACCTGGTGGGCTCGCGCAACGAGAACTACGGCCAGACGGGCATGGCGCACCTGCTGGAGCACATGCTGTTCAAGGGCACCTCGACCACCCGCAACGCCATGGGCGAGTTCTCGCGCCGCGGCTTGCAGGCGAATGGTTCGACCTCCAGCGACCGCACCAATTATTTCGCCAGCTTCGCCGCCAACCCCGACACGCTCAAGTGGTACCTGGGCTGGCAGGCCGACGCCATGGTCAATTCCCTGATCGCCAAGGAAGACCTGGACTCGGAAATGACCGTGGTCCGCAACGAAATGGAAAGCGGCGAAAACAGCCCCTTCCGCATCCTGATGCAGAAGATGCAGGCCGCGGCCTTCCAGTGGCACAGCTACGGCAAGAACACCATCGGCGCCCGTTCCGACGTCGAGAACGTGGACATCGGCCAGTTGCGCGCCTTCTATCACGAGTACTACCAGCCCGATAACGCCGTGCTGATCGTAGCGGGCAAGTTCGACCCGCAAGCGACCCTGGCCGACATCGAGGAAACGCTGGGCAAGCTGCCCAAGCCCGAGCGCAAGCTCCCGCCCGAGTACACGGTTGAACCCGCGCAGGACGGCGAACGTTCCGTGACCCTGCGCCGCACGGGCGGCACGCCGCTGGTCGCGGCCATGTACCACATCCCTGCCGCCGGCAGCGCCGACTTCGTGCCGCTGGACCTGGCCGCCACCATCCTGGCCGACACGCCCTCGGGCCGTCTCTACCATGCCCTGGTTCCGACCAAGCTGGCCTCGGGCGTGTTCGGCTTCACCATGGAAAACCTGGACCCGGGCCTGGCGATGTTCGCCGCCCAGCTGACGCCGGGCAAGAGCCTGGACGCCGCCATGAAGGCGCTGACCGGCACGCTGCAGACCCTGGACAAGAAGCCCTTCACGCAGCAAGAGCTGGACCGCGCCCGCAGCAAATGGCTGACTGCCTGGGAACAGACCTATAGTGATCCCGAACAGGTCGGCGTGGCGCTGTCCGAAGCCATCGCCGCCGGCGACTGGCGCCTGTTCTTCCTGCAGCGCGACCGCGCCCGCAAGGCCACGCTGGCCGAGGTGCAGCGCGCCGCAACTACCTACCTGGTCCAAAGCAACAGCATCGAAGGCCGCTACATCCCCACCGAGAAACCCGTGCGCGCGCCGCAGGAGCAACGCGTGGACCTCACGGCCGTCTTCAAGGACTACAAGGGCGATCCGGACTTCAAGGCCGCCTCGGCCTTCGACCCCACGCCCGAGAACATCGATAAGCTGACGCAGCGCAAGAAGCTGGACCTGCCCAACGGCCCCGTGCAGTTGGCGCTGCTGCCCAAGGCCACGCGCGGCAACCGGGTGCAGGCGCAGATGCTGATCCAGTTCGGCAATGAAAAGGACCTGCTCGGCCAACGCGTGAATTCCAGCGCCGTGGCCGACCTGCTGACCCGCGGCACGGCCAAGCTGTCGCGCCAGGACATCCAGGATCGCCTGGACAAGCTGCAGGCTGAACTCGGCTTCAGCGGCGGCGGCACCACGCTCAAGATCGCCATGTCGACCAAGGGCGAAAACCTGCCCGAACTCACCGCGCTGGCATTGGACATCGTCCGCAACGCCAACTTCCCCAAGGAGCAACTGGAGGAATATCAGCGCCAGCTCGAAACCTCGATCCAGAACGCCATGACCGAACCGTCGGCGCTGGCCGGACGCGCGCTGGCCCGCCAGGACAACCCGTGGCCCGCCAATGACCTGCGCTACGTGCCGACCTTCGAGGAATCGCTGGCCGGCGTGCGCGCCCTGAACCGCGACGCCCTGGTCAAGTTCCATTCCAAGTTCTACGGCGCCGGCAACATCGAGTACTCGGCGGTTGGCGATTTCGAGCCCGCAGCTGTGGAAAAGGCGCTCAAGACCGGACTGGCCGGCTGGAAGAAGGCGCCCGCCTACACCCGCGTGCCCAACCCGTACCGTGACATTCCCGCCAAGCAGTTCGACATCGACACGCCGGACAAGGCCAATGCGTTCTACATCTCGCGCATGCCGCTGAAGCTGCAGGACACGGACGCGGACTATGCCGCGCTGTACCTGGCCAACTACCTGTTCGGCGCCTCCGAAACCTCGCGCCTGTGGAACCGCGTACGCGAAACCGACGGCCTCTCATACAACGTGCGCAGCTCGCTGTCGGTCTCGTCGTTCGAGCCCTCCGCCAGCTGGACCATGTACGCCATCTATGCGCCGCAAAACCGCGAGCGCCTGGAAAAGGCCATCGGCGAAGAACTGGCGCGCGTGCTGAAGGATGGCTTCACGGACAAGGAAATCTCGGACGGCATCACGGCCCTGCTGAACTACCGCAACCTGGCCCGCGCCCAGGACGACGTCCTGGCCAGCACCTGGCTGGATTACATGCAGCGCGGCCGCACCTTCGCCTGGTCGGCCGACATGGACAAGAAGATCTCTGCGCTGACGGCCGATTCGGTCAATGCCGCTATGCGCAAGACCCTGCGTGCGGACGGCTTCAGCACGGCGGTTGCCGGCGACTTCAAGAAGAAGGCGGCGCCCTGA